In Actinomycetota bacterium, a genomic segment contains:
- a CDS encoding circularly permuted type 2 ATP-grasp protein, which yields MSVATVSAPFDEMLEGGKPRSTHRALFNTLEELGPQGLAERARQRDSYLDRHGITFTLGERERPLPMDLVPRIITPTEWQSIEAGVIQRLRTLELFLADVYGEGQVLHDHVIPRTLVTSSNHFHRQAWGVKPANNVRIHVSGIDLIRDEHGIFRVLEDNLRNPSGVSYVLENRRTLAHVLPEVFAKHRVRSINEYPERLLEALRASAHEDVIDPNVVVLTPGVHNSAHYEHAFLARHMGVELVEGRDLYCRDGRVWMRTTAGPQVVDVVYRRIDDDYLDPVHLRPDSVLGVPGLINVARAGHVGIANAIGNGVADDKAVYPYVPALMRYYLNEEPILPNVDTYDLSDPDQREHVIHNIESMVVKPADGSGGYGLVMGPSATEKELVGAIAAIKEDPRSWIAQPVVRFSTYPTVVEDGVIKPRHVDLRPFAVNDGTNVYVLPGGLSRVALPEGSLVVNSSQGGGSKDTWVLEDTQTVDRPIPREVPRAAMVDMDIPDRVDAPVAHDERMLQQERQQQQQGGQPC from the coding sequence ATGTCAGTGGCAACAGTCTCGGCCCCATTCGACGAGATGCTCGAGGGTGGAAAACCGCGCTCAACTCACCGAGCACTGTTCAACACCCTGGAGGAACTCGGACCGCAGGGGCTGGCAGAACGTGCCCGTCAGCGCGACTCCTATCTGGACCGCCACGGCATCACCTTCACTTTGGGCGAGCGCGAGCGACCACTGCCCATGGACCTGGTGCCCCGCATCATCACGCCGACCGAATGGCAAAGCATCGAGGCCGGAGTCATCCAACGGCTGCGCACCCTCGAGCTCTTCCTAGCCGACGTCTACGGCGAGGGCCAGGTTCTCCACGACCACGTCATTCCCCGGACCTTGGTCACCAGCTCAAACCACTTTCACCGGCAGGCATGGGGCGTCAAGCCAGCAAACAATGTGCGCATCCATGTCTCGGGCATTGACCTCATCCGCGATGAGCACGGCATCTTCCGAGTGCTTGAGGACAATCTGCGCAACCCCTCAGGCGTGTCGTACGTGCTTGAGAACCGACGCACCTTGGCGCACGTGCTGCCAGAAGTCTTTGCCAAGCATCGGGTGCGTTCGATCAATGAATACCCCGAGCGGCTGCTCGAAGCACTCCGCGCCTCCGCGCATGAAGATGTCATTGATCCCAACGTCGTGGTGTTGACACCCGGTGTGCACAACTCTGCGCATTACGAGCACGCATTCCTTGCTCGACACATGGGTGTGGAACTTGTTGAAGGACGGGATCTCTACTGCCGCGATGGTCGCGTCTGGATGCGCACAACTGCTGGTCCGCAGGTCGTTGACGTGGTGTACCGCCGTATCGACGACGACTACCTGGACCCAGTTCACCTTCGACCTGACAGCGTGTTGGGTGTGCCGGGACTCATCAACGTTGCCCGCGCGGGACATGTCGGCATCGCCAACGCGATCGGCAATGGCGTCGCTGATGACAAGGCCGTGTATCCATACGTCCCAGCGCTGATGCGCTACTACTTGAACGAAGAACCCATCCTTCCCAACGTCGACACCTACGACCTCAGTGATCCTGATCAACGCGAGCACGTCATCCACAACATCGAGAGCATGGTCGTGAAGCCGGCGGACGGCTCCGGGGGCTACGGACTCGTCATGGGCCCGTCCGCAACGGAGAAAGAACTCGTGGGCGCTATTGCGGCCATCAAGGAGGATCCGCGTTCATGGATCGCGCAGCCAGTGGTGCGTTTCTCCACGTATCCCACTGTTGTTGAGGATGGCGTGATCAAGCCACGTCACGTTGACCTGCGTCCGTTTGCTGTCAACGACGGGACCAACGTCTACGTACTGCCCGGAGGGTTGAGCCGCGTTGCGCTGCCTGAAGGAAGCCTTGTTGTGAACTCCAGCCAAGGCGGAGGATCCAAGGACACGTGGGTGCTCGAAGACACGCAGACTGTCGATCGACCTATCCCTCGTGAAGTGCCGCGCGCTGCAATGGTCGACATGGACATTCCGGATCGCGTTGATGCTCCCGTGGCGCATGACGAGCGAATGCTGCAGCAGGAACGTCAGCAACAGCAGCAAGGAGGCCAACCATGCTGA
- a CDS encoding aldo/keto reductase: MPQRAIGDLLVSSVGVGGMPMSFPGNVDKREQTIATLHRALDLGVTLIDTANIYAPSAKDIGHNEMLVAEALRTYTGPADLNAVLVASKGGITRESGGVFGSDSSPDGLRAACEKSLVCLGVSQIQLYQHHRPDPELDYADQMRTLLSLKDAGLVARIGLSNASKEQIDIAIGILGGPQDNGVVSVQNQYSPRFRRHRDALDHCSDLGIAYLPWSPLGGSNEASEVGSKYKDFAEVGQEVGATAQEVTLAWLLAMSPVVIPIPGATRPATVDSIVKSATVELSAAQQARLDTTTPA; the protein is encoded by the coding sequence TTGCCTCAGCGCGCTATCGGTGACCTGCTTGTCTCCTCCGTCGGGGTTGGCGGCATGCCAATGTCCTTCCCGGGCAATGTCGACAAGCGTGAGCAGACCATCGCGACTCTTCATCGGGCGCTTGATCTGGGTGTCACCTTGATCGATACGGCCAATATCTATGCCCCGTCGGCCAAGGACATCGGGCACAACGAGATGCTGGTTGCTGAAGCGCTTCGCACCTACACCGGCCCCGCCGATCTCAACGCCGTGCTGGTGGCTTCCAAGGGAGGCATCACGCGCGAATCCGGCGGAGTGTTCGGCTCGGATTCCAGCCCCGATGGTCTGCGGGCGGCCTGCGAAAAGAGCTTGGTGTGCTTGGGTGTTTCGCAGATTCAGCTCTACCAGCACCACCGCCCCGATCCTGAGCTCGACTATGCAGATCAGATGCGCACGCTCCTGTCATTGAAGGATGCAGGGCTGGTTGCTCGCATTGGCCTTTCCAACGCAAGCAAGGAGCAGATCGACATCGCCATCGGGATTCTCGGTGGCCCACAGGACAACGGTGTGGTGTCGGTTCAGAATCAGTACTCCCCGCGATTCCGCCGTCATCGTGATGCCCTGGACCACTGCTCGGATCTGGGTATCGCCTACTTGCCCTGGTCCCCTCTTGGTGGATCCAATGAGGCCAGTGAGGTTGGATCCAAGTACAAGGACTTTGCCGAAGTCGGCCAAGAGGTGGGTGCTACGGCGCAAGAGGTCACCTTGGCCTGGCTCTTGGCAATGTCGCCTGTAGTGATCCCCATTCCAGGTGCCACCAGGCCCGCGACCGTTGATTCAATCGTGAAGTCCGCGACAGTTGAACTGTCCGCTGCGCAGCAAGCTCGCCTTGATACGACCACGCCTGCCTAG
- a CDS encoding FkbM family methyltransferase translates to MRWPRAQAKPQELASDPTSISQVMLGNGLHVPIRPEWVVPILQRLRAHDKPEHEQDFRVDWAGIRTRITMLPWAPSDLAGTTSDRLPVPTDGYRSEAEEYVGLALSLTNERDSYRVVEVGAGWAPWAVMGVTLAKRQGKRAVGVAVEADATRAGWAMQHALDNDIRPALIDGTSTEIAERLALSDAEITVVQAACWFEETTLRFPVLTEDDMGGAVSTDEQANMDYRGAFFDHVEVPTVTLQSLIGGDEPTDLLHIDLQGRELDVILPNLELIAQKVRFLAVGTHNRYVEGILQDELLKREWALLMESPCTTFFDGVRPSLTGFTIQDGNQLWANSRFRDADPIIIRAR, encoded by the coding sequence GTGCGCTGGCCGCGAGCCCAAGCAAAACCCCAGGAATTGGCGTCAGATCCGACGTCGATATCTCAAGTCATGCTTGGAAACGGGCTCCACGTGCCGATCCGTCCGGAATGGGTAGTTCCGATCCTGCAGAGACTCCGCGCGCACGACAAGCCAGAACACGAGCAGGACTTTCGCGTGGATTGGGCGGGAATCCGAACCCGCATCACGATGCTGCCGTGGGCGCCTTCGGATCTTGCGGGTACCACAAGTGATCGACTGCCAGTACCCACTGACGGCTACCGGTCAGAAGCTGAGGAATACGTGGGCCTTGCGCTGTCATTGACGAACGAGCGCGATAGCTATCGCGTTGTCGAAGTCGGTGCGGGTTGGGCACCTTGGGCTGTCATGGGTGTGACCTTGGCCAAGCGGCAGGGCAAAAGGGCAGTCGGTGTCGCGGTCGAGGCCGATGCCACCCGCGCGGGCTGGGCGATGCAACACGCGCTCGACAATGACATTCGGCCAGCTCTCATTGACGGCACCAGCACTGAGATTGCTGAGCGACTCGCGTTGAGTGATGCAGAGATCACCGTGGTCCAAGCCGCATGTTGGTTTGAGGAGACAACCCTGCGCTTCCCCGTGCTTACCGAAGATGACATGGGTGGGGCAGTAAGCACCGATGAGCAGGCCAATATGGACTACCGCGGTGCCTTCTTCGATCATGTCGAGGTCCCAACTGTGACTCTCCAGAGTCTGATCGGTGGCGACGAGCCCACCGATCTCCTGCACATCGATCTGCAGGGCCGTGAACTCGATGTGATTCTGCCCAATCTTGAACTGATCGCTCAGAAGGTCCGTTTCCTGGCAGTAGGCACCCACAACCGCTATGTCGAAGGCATCTTGCAAGACGAGCTCCTGAAGCGCGAGTGGGCCCTGCTGATGGAATCACCCTGCACCACATTCTTTGATGGAGTGCGGCCAAGCCTCACTGGATTCACGATCCAAGATGGCAACCAACTCTGGGCGAACTCACGTTTTCGCGACGCAGACCCCATCATCATCCGCGCTCGCTGA
- a CDS encoding histidine kinase dimerization/phospho-acceptor domain-containing protein, which translates to MKLRTRLTIAVTFIIAFVALAIGGFAIVRAESVELERIDAVLNDDALQLATTDDDPLMLSQFLAEESSIPVTITYVDAEGGVSQLTESPGGLVDIPPSDVLAESLSSSISIDSPDPVRLRSVALPDDDYLLISTSLMPVVDARGDQIKLLSAFTLVTMLLGFLVTYVFFRRDTELSNLVSSLEQRQQLMQEFLGDASHELRTPLTVIKGYVELVTQRRSLEPEQLDRYYARLAIEIERMESLINDLLLIAELSENTPRERVDVDMTSAVRRYASDLVQLQPQRSVTTDIPDHIAVICVPEHLDQLLANIFSNIQRHTPDDSAVSVGLRTKGEAVILNVADAGPGIPDSALREGIQFFKRFDPSRSRTSGGSGLGMSIMQGIADNSDGSISLRKSPLGGLEMIITLPRGRFRSEDL; encoded by the coding sequence GTGAAGCTCCGTACTCGGCTCACTATTGCCGTCACGTTCATCATCGCGTTCGTGGCTCTGGCCATCGGTGGATTTGCAATTGTGCGCGCGGAGTCCGTTGAACTGGAGCGCATTGATGCTGTGCTCAACGACGATGCTCTGCAACTTGCCACCACTGATGATGATCCGCTCATGCTGTCGCAATTTCTCGCGGAGGAAAGCTCGATTCCCGTCACCATCACCTATGTCGATGCTGAGGGCGGCGTCAGCCAATTGACGGAGAGTCCTGGTGGACTTGTCGACATTCCGCCGTCAGATGTGCTCGCCGAATCCCTTTCGAGCTCAATCTCCATCGACTCTCCGGATCCAGTTCGGCTGCGTTCCGTTGCACTTCCTGACGATGACTACCTGTTGATCTCCACCTCCTTGATGCCGGTCGTCGATGCCCGCGGGGATCAGATCAAGCTTCTGTCCGCCTTCACTCTCGTCACGATGCTGCTTGGCTTCCTCGTCACCTACGTCTTCTTCCGGCGCGACACCGAACTCAGCAATCTGGTCTCGTCCCTTGAGCAGCGTCAACAACTCATGCAGGAGTTTCTCGGTGACGCCTCGCATGAACTACGCACTCCACTGACCGTAATCAAGGGCTACGTCGAGCTCGTCACCCAACGGCGCAGCCTTGAACCAGAACAACTCGATCGCTACTACGCCCGGCTTGCCATCGAGATTGAGCGCATGGAGTCCCTCATCAACGATCTCCTGCTTATCGCCGAGCTTTCCGAGAACACCCCGCGCGAACGTGTAGACGTGGACATGACCAGCGCCGTTCGCCGATACGCCAGCGACCTAGTGCAACTGCAACCTCAACGCTCCGTCACTACCGACATCCCAGACCACATTGCCGTGATCTGCGTCCCCGAACACCTCGATCAACTGCTCGCCAACATATTCTCCAATATTCAGCGCCATACACCCGATGACTCTGCGGTTTCGGTTGGTCTACGCACCAAGGGTGAGGCCGTCATTTTGAACGTCGCTGATGCCGGACCGGGCATCCCCGACAGTGCACTGCGCGAAGGCATCCAGTTCTTCAAGCGATTTGACCCTTCACGCTCACGCACCTCGGGCGGATCAGGCTTGGGCATGAGCATCATGCAGGGCATCGCAGATAACTCAGACGGAAGCATTTCCTTGCGCAAGAGCCCGCTCGG
- a CDS encoding P-II family nitrogen regulator, which yields MKLITAIVKPFRLEEVKADLNKLGVNGMTVSEASGHGRQRGHVEVYRGAEYQVDLIPKVRIEVIVDDADSDRVVDVIVKAARTDNIGDGKVWVSHLDTVVRVRTGERGSDAV from the coding sequence ATGAAACTCATCACCGCCATCGTCAAGCCATTTCGACTTGAAGAGGTCAAAGCGGATCTCAACAAGCTCGGCGTCAATGGCATGACCGTGTCTGAGGCAAGTGGGCACGGGCGTCAGCGCGGACATGTTGAGGTGTACCGGGGAGCCGAGTACCAAGTCGATCTCATTCCCAAAGTGCGCATCGAAGTGATCGTGGACGACGCCGACTCGGATCGAGTTGTCGACGTGATTGTGAAGGCTGCGCGAACGGACAACATCGGTGATGGCAAGGTCTGGGTCTCGCACCTGGACACAGTCGTACGTGTGCGCACGGGCGAGCGCGGCTCCGATGCGGTCTGA
- a CDS encoding response regulator transcription factor: MTQPTILIVDDEAGVRELLADALGMSGYTTVEAADGIEALTILHRQTVDLLLIDINMPKMDGFQLLEKHRHDGHQTPAILLSARGDRSDITTGLKLGADDYVTKPFGLEELVLRIAAVLRRTMPTQQTERVLQCGPVSLDQARHVVRVEDDVVDLTQTEFRLLEELMLRAGFVVTKETLLRAVWDIEFDSNTTVVDTYISYLRKKLHREGYAGIKTIRGAGFQLLAK, encoded by the coding sequence GTGACTCAACCAACGATTCTCATCGTGGATGACGAAGCCGGAGTACGTGAGCTCTTGGCAGATGCTCTTGGCATGTCCGGCTACACCACTGTCGAAGCGGCCGATGGCATCGAGGCCCTGACCATTTTGCATAGGCAGACGGTCGATCTCCTGTTGATCGACATCAACATGCCCAAGATGGATGGCTTTCAACTTCTGGAGAAGCACCGGCACGATGGGCATCAGACTCCGGCGATCCTGCTCAGCGCTCGCGGAGATCGGTCCGATATCACCACCGGCCTCAAACTCGGAGCCGACGACTACGTCACCAAGCCCTTTGGCCTGGAAGAACTTGTGCTTCGGATAGCCGCGGTGCTGCGTCGCACAATGCCCACTCAGCAAACCGAGCGAGTTCTGCAATGTGGGCCCGTCTCCCTGGATCAAGCCCGACATGTGGTACGTGTTGAAGATGATGTCGTCGACCTCACCCAGACCGAGTTTCGACTCCTTGAAGAACTCATGCTGCGCGCCGGCTTTGTTGTAACCAAGGAAACGCTGTTGCGCGCGGTGTGGGACATCGAGTTCGACAGCAACACAACCGTGGTCGATACCTACATCTCGTACTTGCGCAAGAAGCTCCACAGAGAGGGATACGCCGGCATCAAGACCATTCGTGGAGCCGGCTTTCAACTCCTGGCGAAGTAG
- a CDS encoding ABC-F family ATP-binding cassette domain-containing protein, translating to MATRNLVNIEAVAKSFGERPLLDGVSLGVSAGERIAVVGRNGAGKSTLLHVLTGLEPVDDGRVTVGSDVHVEMVLQVDSPDPDATVASVVVPGRPVHEWASDARVREVLNGLLGGFSDELLQARIATMSGGERRRVQLARALITECDLLLLDEPTNHLDVDVIAWLVDHLKSRPKLAVVVVTHDRWFLDAVCERTWEVVQGKVEEYDGGYSAYVLAKAERDRQASSSEARRQNLLRKELAWLRRGAPARTSKPKFRIDAANELIEGEPPPRNTTELLAFAGARLGKSVFEIRDVTMDVAGRTLLEHVTWNIGPGDRIGLLGANGAGKTSLIRLLLGELPPVKGKLVTGVTVKPAYLSQHLEELNPTWRVLEAVEKVANRVEIGKGRELTASQLCERLGFGADGQWTPVGDLSGGERRRLQLTRLLMGGPNVLVLDEPTNDFDVETLTALEDLLDSFGGTLIVISHDRYFLERVCDDTFALLGDHALAHLVGGVDEFIERRRATRGQGEQAQPKKAQSNAAERRILEKDLARIERSLARLDTDEATIHGQMAETSTNHQQLDDLNRKLQQMSTKRDSLEAEWIIAAEALN from the coding sequence GTGGCCACTCGCAATCTTGTCAATATTGAAGCAGTAGCCAAATCATTCGGAGAACGCCCACTACTTGATGGGGTCTCCCTTGGCGTCAGCGCTGGCGAGCGGATCGCTGTCGTCGGGCGCAATGGAGCTGGCAAGAGCACTCTTCTGCACGTCCTCACCGGTCTTGAGCCAGTTGATGACGGTCGTGTGACAGTTGGGTCAGATGTGCACGTTGAGATGGTCCTGCAGGTGGACTCTCCTGATCCGGACGCCACGGTGGCAAGCGTTGTGGTGCCCGGACGTCCGGTGCACGAGTGGGCATCGGATGCCAGAGTGCGCGAGGTGCTCAATGGCCTGCTTGGAGGATTCAGTGATGAACTGCTGCAGGCGCGCATCGCCACGATGTCCGGTGGCGAACGTCGTCGAGTGCAACTGGCCCGAGCACTGATCACCGAATGCGATCTCCTGCTCCTGGACGAACCCACCAACCATCTTGATGTCGATGTCATTGCATGGCTCGTTGATCATCTGAAGTCTCGACCCAAGCTCGCCGTCGTCGTCGTCACTCATGATCGCTGGTTCTTGGATGCAGTGTGCGAACGCACGTGGGAAGTTGTGCAAGGCAAGGTCGAGGAGTATGACGGCGGATACTCGGCGTACGTGCTGGCAAAGGCCGAACGCGATCGCCAGGCCTCATCATCGGAGGCTCGTCGTCAGAACCTGCTGCGCAAGGAGTTGGCATGGTTGCGCAGAGGTGCACCCGCCCGCACTTCCAAGCCCAAGTTTCGAATCGATGCCGCCAACGAGCTGATCGAGGGTGAGCCACCACCGCGCAATACGACTGAGTTGCTGGCATTTGCGGGCGCTCGGCTGGGCAAGTCGGTGTTTGAGATTCGTGATGTGACCATGGATGTGGCTGGCCGCACTCTGCTTGAACATGTCACGTGGAACATCGGTCCTGGCGACCGCATCGGGCTGCTCGGGGCCAATGGTGCCGGCAAGACTTCGCTCATCAGACTGCTGTTGGGCGAGTTGCCGCCAGTCAAGGGCAAGCTGGTGACAGGCGTAACCGTGAAGCCCGCCTACCTCTCTCAGCATCTGGAGGAACTCAATCCGACCTGGCGAGTACTGGAGGCCGTCGAGAAGGTGGCCAACCGCGTAGAGATCGGCAAGGGCCGCGAACTGACGGCCTCTCAGTTGTGTGAACGGCTCGGCTTTGGCGCCGACGGTCAGTGGACGCCAGTGGGTGATCTGTCAGGCGGCGAACGTCGTCGCCTACAGCTCACGCGCTTGCTCATGGGTGGCCCAAATGTGCTGGTGCTCGACGAACCGACGAACGATTTCGACGTGGAAACCCTTACTGCGCTTGAAGATCTGCTTGACAGCTTCGGTGGCACGCTGATCGTGATCTCCCATGACCGCTACTTCCTTGAGCGAGTATGTGATGACACCTTCGCGCTGCTGGGCGACCACGCGCTGGCGCATTTGGTCGGTGGTGTCGATGAATTCATCGAGCGCCGCCGAGCTACCCGGGGTCAAGGAGAGCAGGCGCAGCCCAAGAAGGCTCAGTCCAATGCGGCCGAGCGCCGAATTCTTGAGAAGGACCTAGCCCGAATTGAGCGCTCACTGGCTCGCTTGGACACCGACGAAGCCACCATCCACGGGCAGATGGCCGAGACCTCTACCAATCATCAGCAACTTGATGATCTGAATCGAAAACTGCAGCAGATGAGCACCAAGCGTGACTCACTTGAAGCCGAGTGGATCATCGCGGCCGAGGCGTTGAACTGA
- a CDS encoding NAD(P)/FAD-dependent oxidoreductase, which translates to MSANAGGPRNVLIIGSGFGGLRCARELSKSRDVHVTLIDRNPYQLFAPLLYQVATGGLSEDDIAYSVRGAIPGVDFRRGDVVRIDIERKSIRLDDGTVLPFDDLVLATGSTGTTFGVAGVAEHALQMKTMNQARAIRNQLLSIYEEVENGHRPKEHLRVVVVGGGPTGVEVTGAVAELQRSIKREFPDLADAASVTLVEAGPRLLPPFTEKSSAHAKSELEDLGARVMVDAAVDRMYPNDVHLKSGEVLTAGTIVWAAGVAAHEQWASLGLTDRMNRLRVKPTLELVDHVWIIGDAACLDGPEGRPLPMIAPVAMQMGRHVAKQIKAQIAGEPLTDFKYKDKGQMATIGRRRAVVEAKGLRLHGTVAWLAWLGLHVFYLAGGRNRISVVANWMWNYVVWGVGARPVVIE; encoded by the coding sequence ATGAGTGCAAACGCCGGCGGCCCTCGCAATGTACTGATCATCGGTTCTGGCTTCGGCGGTCTTCGGTGCGCGCGCGAGCTCAGTAAATCGCGCGACGTGCACGTCACCCTGATTGATCGCAATCCCTATCAACTCTTTGCACCTCTGCTGTATCAGGTGGCAACGGGTGGTCTGTCTGAAGACGACATCGCCTACTCAGTTCGTGGAGCCATCCCGGGTGTGGATTTTCGCCGAGGCGATGTTGTACGCATCGATATCGAACGCAAGAGCATTCGCCTTGACGATGGCACCGTGCTGCCCTTTGACGACCTGGTGCTTGCAACCGGCAGCACGGGCACCACCTTTGGCGTTGCCGGCGTAGCTGAACACGCACTGCAGATGAAGACGATGAATCAGGCACGAGCCATTCGAAATCAGCTGCTGTCTATTTATGAGGAAGTCGAGAATGGTCATCGACCCAAGGAGCACCTGCGCGTCGTTGTCGTTGGGGGCGGGCCTACCGGCGTTGAAGTAACTGGCGCAGTGGCTGAGCTTCAGCGCTCGATCAAGCGCGAGTTCCCGGATCTTGCAGATGCGGCGAGCGTGACTCTGGTTGAAGCGGGCCCTCGGCTACTGCCTCCATTCACCGAGAAGTCCAGCGCGCACGCGAAATCAGAACTTGAGGATCTCGGAGCTCGGGTGATGGTTGATGCTGCTGTTGACCGGATGTATCCAAATGACGTCCACTTGAAGTCGGGCGAAGTTCTGACTGCTGGCACGATCGTGTGGGCCGCGGGCGTGGCTGCACATGAACAATGGGCATCACTTGGTCTCACGGATCGCATGAATCGTCTGCGGGTGAAACCCACTCTTGAGTTGGTTGACCATGTGTGGATCATTGGTGACGCAGCCTGTCTTGACGGCCCTGAGGGTCGCCCCCTGCCAATGATCGCCCCTGTGGCCATGCAGATGGGACGACACGTGGCCAAGCAGATCAAAGCGCAAATTGCCGGCGAGCCCTTGACCGATTTCAAGTACAAGGACAAGGGCCAGATGGCCACGATCGGCCGACGTCGGGCAGTTGTTGAGGCCAAAGGTCTGCGCTTGCACGGCACAGTGGCCTGGTTGGCCTGGCTAGGTCTGCACGTGTTCTATCTGGCAGGTGGTCGCAACCGCATCAGCGTGGTTGCCAACTGGATGTGGAACTACGTCGTGTGGGGCGTGGGAGCGCGACCTGTCGTTATTGAATGA
- a CDS encoding alpha-E domain-containing protein — MLSRIAESFFWLGRYIERAEGTTRILSEHYQLIVEDQSVSEPMACAILLDALSMPHIGVEDGLLLVRSVVGETGLPATITGAVSAGRDNARAIRDSLSADTFEALNAAHLFLSRGLTHSSSPGVGLHRVLERLFVVNGVIDWTMSRDEAYYFMMLGRQIERIDMMGRLLAMRHEQLWPNSGPVAVLRAAGALSAFLRTRAPLQGTDVRKFLVLDEAFPRSMRVCAGDAELAVRELERRGVGDGGTLLREVGMLRSALEYTTSDDPKEIDRLISESRQAAVRASDQVNRAFFRQHGTLVWSH, encoded by the coding sequence ATGCTGAGCCGCATCGCCGAATCCTTCTTCTGGCTTGGCCGCTACATCGAACGAGCCGAAGGCACAACGCGCATTCTGAGTGAGCACTACCAACTCATTGTTGAGGACCAGTCAGTCTCTGAGCCGATGGCCTGCGCGATCCTGCTCGATGCGCTGTCCATGCCACATATCGGTGTCGAGGACGGCCTGCTTCTGGTGCGCAGCGTCGTGGGTGAGACCGGACTACCCGCGACCATCACCGGCGCAGTCAGTGCCGGACGCGACAATGCCAGAGCCATTCGCGATTCGCTTTCTGCCGACACTTTCGAAGCCCTCAACGCAGCACACCTGTTCTTATCGCGCGGACTCACGCATTCGTCGAGTCCCGGCGTTGGCCTTCACCGCGTGCTGGAACGCTTGTTCGTCGTCAACGGCGTCATCGATTGGACGATGTCACGCGATGAGGCCTACTACTTCATGATGCTTGGTCGTCAGATTGAGCGAATCGACATGATGGGACGCCTGTTGGCTATGCGCCACGAGCAGTTGTGGCCGAACTCGGGTCCTGTTGCAGTGTTAAGAGCAGCTGGAGCCCTGTCCGCCTTCCTGCGGACTCGCGCGCCGCTGCAGGGCACCGATGTTCGCAAGTTTCTCGTACTCGATGAAGCCTTCCCGCGTTCGATGCGAGTCTGTGCGGGCGATGCCGAGCTCGCAGTGCGCGAACTCGAACGACGAGGAGTGGGCGACGGCGGCACCTTGCTGCGCGAAGTAGGCATGCTGCGCTCAGCCTTGGAGTACACGACCAGTGATGACCCCAAGGAGATCGACCGCCTCATTTCCGAATCTCGACAAGCAGCAGTACGCGCATCCGATCAGGTCAATCGCGCCTTCTTCCGGCAGCACGGCACACTCGTCTGGAGCCACTAA
- a CDS encoding transglutaminase family protein translates to MTAEPIVANSRVGRRLQISHHTGYQYSAPVEASFNEVRMTPITEGGQVLLSHSLLVEPAANIQTYTDYWGALVENFDVHTPHRMLQITSLSTVDIPPMKEPKEGGSWHSVQSMETQERWAEFLTNTTFVDSPEEDPSRSAIVRELRHVGSPAIAVRGAMEAVRNQIVYTPGATNVSTTASQAWATGRGVCQDFTHAMLSILRALQIPARYVSGYLHTEEAALGMTVVGESHAWVEYWDQGWHAVDPTNNRSVGAAHVVVARGRDYGDLPPLKGIYAGGRSGALGVTVEITQIAK, encoded by the coding sequence ATGACTGCTGAGCCAATCGTCGCGAACTCTCGCGTTGGCCGACGTCTGCAGATCTCCCACCACACGGGGTACCAGTACTCAGCGCCGGTCGAAGCGTCGTTCAACGAAGTGCGCATGACGCCGATCACCGAGGGTGGACAGGTACTTCTCAGCCATAGCCTCCTGGTCGAGCCGGCCGCGAACATCCAGACCTACACCGACTACTGGGGGGCGCTTGTCGAGAACTTCGATGTGCACACCCCGCATCGCATGCTGCAGATCACTTCGCTGAGCACTGTTGACATTCCACCGATGAAAGAGCCAAAAGAGGGTGGCTCCTGGCACAGCGTGCAAAGCATGGAAACCCAGGAGCGCTGGGCAGAATTTCTGACAAATACCACCTTCGTCGACTCACCCGAAGAAGATCCTTCGCGCTCGGCGATCGTGCGCGAACTGCGGCACGTCGGCAGCCCGGCAATTGCAGTGCGCGGAGCCATGGAAGCAGTGCGCAATCAGATCGTGTACACGCCCGGGGCAACCAATGTGTCCACGACTGCAAGTCAGGCCTGGGCCACAGGGCGCGGTGTCTGTCAGGACTTCACGCACGCGATGCTCTCAATTCTGCGAGCGCTGCAAATACCAGCTCGATATGTCAGTGGTTACCTGCACACCGAGGAAGCTGCCCTTGGCATGACCGTCGTCGGAGAATCACATGCGTGGGTGGAGTACTGGGATCAGGGCTGGCACGCCGTTGACCCCACGAACAACCGAAGTGTCGGTGCAGCACATGTAGTGGTTGCTCGCGGACGCGACTACGGCGATCTGCCACCTCTCAAGGGCATCTACGCAGGTGGACGCAGCGGTGCGCTGGGCGTCACGGTGGAGATCACTCAGATCGCAAAGTAG